From Gammaproteobacteria bacterium, a single genomic window includes:
- a CDS encoding serine protease encodes MATTWGDILKEIQATKGPDGVIDFDGVRRKYLKRLTDYTGRSTIVYATAGFNLRQGVSSADVSITLDPDIEAFMEVVHGLPQDIPIDLMLHSPGGSAEAAEAIVSYLRGRFPGLRVIVPVAAMSAATMIAMASDEIVMASHSQLGPIDPQLILQTPEGPRSSPAEAILRQFEDAKADLRDHPEHTAAWLPILRSYAPALLKQCESHIALAKTMVTDWLAKYMFKDSEDPRAQAERVADYLSDWEQFKSHSRRV; translated from the coding sequence ATGGCAACGACGTGGGGCGACATTCTCAAAGAGATCCAGGCCACCAAAGGACCCGACGGCGTCATCGACTTCGACGGCGTGCGTCGCAAGTATCTCAAGAGGCTGACTGACTACACCGGTCGATCGACCATCGTATATGCAACGGCTGGGTTCAATCTACGTCAAGGTGTGTCCTCCGCAGACGTATCCATCACGCTCGATCCGGACATCGAAGCGTTCATGGAGGTCGTCCATGGACTGCCTCAAGACATCCCAATCGACCTAATGCTTCATTCTCCCGGCGGATCAGCCGAAGCGGCTGAAGCGATTGTCAGTTACCTGAGGGGCCGCTTCCCTGGGCTGCGGGTGATAGTGCCCGTGGCCGCGATGTCGGCTGCAACGATGATCGCGATGGCATCTGATGAGATCGTAATGGCATCCCACTCCCAGCTTGGTCCAATAGATCCGCAATTGATCCTCCAGACGCCAGAGGGGCCACGCAGTTCACCAGCCGAGGCGATTCTGAGGCAGTTCGAGGATGCAAAGGCCGACCTGAGGGATCATCCCGAGCACACCGCTGCATGGTTGCCGATCCTCCGCAGCTACGCGCCAGCATTGCTCAAGCAGTGCGAAAGCCACATTGCCCTTGCAAAGACGATGGTCACGGACTGGCTAGCAAAGTACATGTTCAAGGATTCGGAGGATCCTCGCGCCCAAGCAGAGCGGGTAGCAGACTACTTGTCAGACTGGGAGCAGTTCAAGAGCCATTCACGGCGCGTC